In Oryza sativa Japonica Group chromosome 11, ASM3414082v1, the following are encoded in one genomic region:
- the LOC4350730 gene encoding uncharacterized protein, translated as MKMESGYGDMETSEKPVTVGPKALNDLFYRLLKYDNNATLGSQTLELQMKALYRACLMFGEGPRIRHVRRFVSKRFKVFMDLEFPSDLWKLVHNWGHVSKYIIFCYDNNMLEAPQVDNAEYMSHMRIMSFIEIQGQRTIYTPTDAAGPGGALLLVKAN; from the exons ATGAAAATGGAATCAGGCTATGGAGACATGGAGACGAGTGAAAA ACCAGTCACCGTGGGCCCGAAAGCTTTGAATGATCTCTTCTATCGTCTTTTGAAGTATGACAACAATGCAACCCTTGGCAGTCAGACTCTTGAATTGCAAATGAAAGCACTGTACCGAGCATGCTTAATGTTTGGTGAGGGTCCGAGAATCCGTCATGTAAGAAG GTTTGTGTCGAAAAGATTCAAGGTATTCATGGATCTGGAGTTTCCAAGTGATCTGTGGAAGCTTGTCCACAACTGGGGCCATGTGTCTAAGTACATCATCTTCTGCTACGACAACAACATGCTAGAGGCACCACAAGTGGACAATGCTGAGTACATGTCACACATGAGGATTATGTCTTTCATCGAGATCCAGGGTCAAAGAACCATCTACACCCCCACAGATGCAGCTGGACCAGGTGGGGCCCTCCTCCTGGTGAAGGCAAATTAA